The Metabacillus schmidteae genome has a segment encoding these proteins:
- a CDS encoding DUF3231 family protein — MDNKKAAKLTAGELAHCWEQFMNNSMSNVVLEYLTLTSELEEVKSLCSEAVSISKSAVQFFESVLRSENYPIPKGFNIKDDLNPNAPKMYTDVFILFYLNNMSKIGMSLTSMALSDSVREDIRNFFHEQLKNVSNLFERTTTILLEKGVFVRPPSITSTHETNPIADKGFLGNFFNDNRELTAREANELHKNVFMNYIGKNLLIGFIQSTSNQQLMSLLQHGKELSLNIIDKLGDILVQNDLPISMTWDTNVLDGKTSPFSDKLISYLLDQLNRDGIASYGYSAAVSIRKDLKTTYAKIIADVYQYEENIKTFMIKNEWMEKPPVALNRDKLAQD; from the coding sequence ATGGATAATAAAAAGGCTGCAAAGTTAACTGCGGGTGAGTTAGCACACTGTTGGGAACAGTTCATGAATAATAGTATGTCAAATGTTGTTTTGGAGTATCTTACCCTAACATCAGAACTAGAAGAAGTTAAATCTCTTTGTAGTGAGGCGGTTTCTATTTCTAAATCTGCTGTACAATTTTTTGAATCTGTTCTACGAAGTGAAAACTATCCAATCCCTAAAGGCTTTAACATTAAAGATGATTTAAACCCAAATGCCCCTAAGATGTATACGGATGTTTTTATACTATTTTATTTAAATAATATGTCTAAAATTGGAATGTCCTTAACAAGTATGGCACTATCCGATTCAGTAAGGGAGGATATCCGCAATTTTTTCCATGAACAATTAAAAAACGTTTCAAATTTATTTGAACGTACAACAACTATTCTATTAGAAAAGGGAGTATTTGTAAGACCTCCTTCAATTACCTCCACTCATGAAACAAACCCAATTGCAGATAAAGGATTTTTGGGTAACTTCTTTAATGATAATCGAGAATTAACGGCAAGAGAAGCAAATGAGCTACACAAAAATGTTTTTATGAATTATATTGGTAAAAACTTATTAATTGGATTTATACAATCTACATCTAATCAGCAATTAATGAGTTTATTGCAACATGGAAAAGAATTATCTTTAAATATTATAGACAAATTAGGTGATATTTTAGTTCAAAATGATTTGCCTATTTCAATGACTTGGGATACGAATGTTTTGGATGGTAAAACATCTCCTTTTTCAGATAAATTAATATCTTATCTATTAGACCAACTTAATCGTGATGGTATCGCCAGTTATGGATATAGTGCAGCAGTAAGTATCCGAAAAGATTTAAAAACTACATATGCAAAGATAATTGCAGATGTGTATCAATATGAAGAAAATATAAAAACCTTTATGATAAAAAATGAGTGGATGGAGAAACCTCCTGTTGCACTAAATAGAGATAAGCTTGCTCAAGACTAA
- a CDS encoding amino acid ABC transporter ATP-binding protein, producing the protein MGTKEMIKINQLNKSFGDLHVLKNINMTVFESDVVCLVGASGSGKSTLLRCLNFLEKKDNGNIIIEGNEVDPGTDNLNKIREKIGMVFQHFNLFPHKTVLENIIEAPITVKGVEKKKAILKAKQLLNKVGLEDKSDVYPSKLSGGQKQRVAIARALAMEPDIMLFDEPTSALDPELVGEVLKTMKELAEEGMTMVVVTHEMGFAREVADWIVYMHDGKIIERGNPEQFFNHPKEERTQEFLKTTMLK; encoded by the coding sequence TTGGGCACAAAGGAAATGATCAAGATAAATCAATTGAATAAATCATTTGGAGATCTACATGTATTAAAAAATATCAATATGACAGTTTTCGAAAGTGATGTCGTTTGTTTAGTAGGAGCGAGCGGCTCAGGGAAAAGTACCCTCCTTCGCTGTTTGAACTTTTTAGAAAAAAAGGATAACGGCAATATAATAATTGAAGGAAATGAGGTCGACCCAGGTACTGATAACCTCAATAAGATTAGGGAAAAGATAGGCATGGTATTTCAACATTTCAACTTATTTCCACACAAAACTGTTTTGGAAAATATTATCGAGGCTCCTATAACGGTAAAAGGGGTTGAAAAGAAGAAGGCGATCCTCAAAGCAAAACAATTACTGAATAAAGTAGGTTTGGAGGATAAGTCAGATGTCTATCCTAGTAAACTATCAGGTGGGCAAAAGCAAAGGGTGGCAATTGCGAGGGCACTTGCGATGGAACCAGACATTATGCTTTTTGATGAGCCCACTTCTGCACTCGACCCAGAGCTTGTGGGAGAGGTTTTAAAAACCATGAAAGAATTAGCTGAAGAAGGAATGACGATGGTTGTTGTCACCCATGAAATGGGATTTGCTAGAGAAGTAGCGGATTGGATTGTGTACATGCACGATGGGAAAATTATTGAGCGCGGTAACCCTGAGCAATTTTTCAACCATCCGAAAGAGGAGAGAACTCAGGAGTTTTTAAAGACGACAATGCTGAAATAA
- a CDS encoding S1C family serine protease, which produces MGYYDQDYENYNAKRQKGNRGGWFLAGFVGAILGALLMYFAIPALSNIVPYDMELGEESSDQEGTIDNQSGVTKNVSVNVNSAITDIVDNVSDAVVGVVNLQEAGFWNETGEAGTGSGVIYKKEGKNAFVVTNHHVIEGASQLEISLSDGTRVPAEILGSDSLTDLAVLRVDSEKIKKVAEFGNSDSVKPGEPVIAIGNPLGLQFSGSVTQGIISGTERAIPIDENGDGQVDWNAEVMQTDAAINPGNSGGALINLDGKVIGINSMKIAQSAVEGIGLSIPSNHAIPIIEDLEKYGEVRRPFLGIGMRSLNEVSSYHKEQTLKLSEDVTDGVIVMSVVPVSPAAQAGLQEFDVITEFAGEKVKDIIELRKALYDQDVGNTVEVVYYRNGEKMSGKLKLGEENM; this is translated from the coding sequence ATGGGCTATTATGATCAAGATTATGAGAATTATAATGCCAAAAGACAAAAAGGTAATCGAGGCGGCTGGTTTTTAGCAGGATTTGTTGGAGCAATCCTAGGAGCATTGTTGATGTATTTTGCTATACCGGCCCTGTCAAATATCGTTCCGTATGACATGGAACTCGGAGAAGAGTCGTCAGACCAGGAAGGCACTATTGACAATCAGTCGGGAGTTACCAAAAATGTATCAGTAAATGTGAATTCAGCCATTACAGACATTGTTGACAATGTATCAGATGCTGTTGTTGGTGTTGTCAATCTTCAGGAGGCCGGATTCTGGAATGAAACGGGTGAGGCTGGAACCGGCTCAGGCGTTATTTATAAAAAAGAAGGAAAGAATGCCTTTGTCGTCACAAATCACCATGTTATTGAAGGAGCATCACAACTTGAAATTAGTCTGAGTGATGGAACAAGAGTCCCAGCTGAAATTCTGGGCAGCGATTCTTTAACTGATCTCGCGGTATTGAGAGTAGATAGTGAAAAGATAAAGAAAGTAGCCGAGTTTGGCAATTCTGATAGTGTTAAGCCTGGTGAACCTGTCATTGCCATTGGAAATCCACTTGGACTTCAGTTTTCAGGGTCAGTAACACAAGGTATAATATCAGGAACAGAACGAGCGATCCCTATCGATGAAAATGGTGACGGTCAAGTGGACTGGAATGCTGAAGTCATGCAAACAGATGCAGCGATCAATCCTGGAAATAGTGGTGGAGCTCTAATCAATTTAGATGGAAAAGTGATTGGAATTAATTCCATGAAAATAGCTCAATCAGCAGTAGAAGGAATCGGGCTTTCAATTCCTTCAAATCACGCCATACCAATTATTGAGGACCTTGAAAAATATGGTGAGGTAAGACGACCGTTTTTAGGAATTGGCATGAGATCGTTAAATGAAGTTTCCAGCTACCATAAAGAGCAAACATTAAAGCTATCTGAAGATGTTACAGATGGTGTCATCGTAATGAGTGTTGTTCCCGTATCACCAGCAGCTCAAGCCGGCTTACAGGAGTTTGATGTTATCACAGAGTTTGCAGGGGAAAAAGTAAAGGATATTATCGAACTACGAAAAGCTCTTTATGATCAGGATGTCGGTAACACAGTTGAAGTGGTATACTATCGCAACGGTGAAAAGATGTCTGGTAAGTTAAAGCTTGGAGAGGAAAACATGTAA
- a CDS encoding MBL fold metallo-hydrolase has protein sequence MSLQFSVLASGSTGNAIYVEANNQAFLVDAGLSGKQMTNLFEQIGRDIKNLSGILVTHEHSDHIKGLGVLARKHKLPIYANEKTWQAMNGLIGEISTDQRFVFQTGSVKSFGSLDIESFGVSHDAAEPMFFAFHHEGKKLALITDTGYVSDKMKGTIRNADAFVFESNHDVSMLQMGHYPWSIKRRILSDVGHVSNEDAALAMMDVIGDSTKRIYLAHLSKDNNMKDLARMSVEQTLASKGFITGEQFELYDTDPTTPTTLVAI, from the coding sequence ATGAGCTTGCAGTTTAGTGTACTTGCAAGCGGTAGTACGGGGAATGCTATTTATGTTGAAGCGAACAATCAGGCATTTTTAGTTGATGCTGGTTTAAGCGGTAAACAAATGACAAACTTATTTGAGCAAATTGGTCGAGATATAAAAAATCTTTCAGGCATCCTGGTGACACATGAGCATAGTGACCATATAAAAGGACTGGGTGTACTTGCCAGAAAACATAAGCTACCCATTTATGCAAATGAAAAAACATGGCAAGCAATGAATGGTTTAATCGGAGAAATTTCAACAGATCAAAGGTTTGTTTTCCAAACGGGTTCTGTAAAATCGTTTGGCTCTTTGGATATTGAATCATTTGGTGTTTCCCATGATGCAGCAGAACCGATGTTTTTTGCATTTCATCATGAGGGAAAGAAGCTTGCATTGATAACAGACACCGGGTATGTTAGTGATAAAATGAAGGGCACAATTCGCAATGCAGATGCCTTTGTTTTTGAGAGCAATCATGATGTCTCAATGTTGCAAATGGGTCATTATCCTTGGAGTATTAAACGACGCATTCTAAGTGATGTGGGACATGTTTCAAATGAAGATGCAGCACTAGCCATGATGGATGTGATCGGAGATTCAACAAAACGAATTTATTTAGCTCATTTAAGTAAAGATAATAATATGAAAGACTTAGCAAGAATGTCTGTTGAGCAAACATTAGCTAGTAAAGGTTTTATTACCGGTGAACAGTTTGAACTATATGATACAGACCCAACAACCCCAACTACGCTTGTAGCAATTTAA
- a CDS encoding transporter substrate-binding domain-containing protein, with translation MQLNKKLLLVFSFIMICLLSACAEKEELADGSKLIHKNQFVFAASGEFKPFSYINDDLTMSGFDIEVGEAIAKEMDLEPVQKRIKFKGIVEGVKTGRADAAVASHTINPQRSKHVSFSTPYYYSGPQIFTRPDSQIKTAKDLAGKEVAVAKGSTYANTASEYTDKIKTYDSDITALKALSSGRHDAVITDFVTGKSAAKEGFNIKGQQLINRSEQAIVLPKDNPKLLKRINESLEKLRENGTLTRISIKYFGEDITNKPE, from the coding sequence ATGCAGTTGAATAAAAAGTTACTATTGGTTTTCAGTTTTATTATGATCTGCCTTTTATCTGCTTGTGCTGAGAAGGAGGAGCTTGCGGACGGATCTAAACTAATACATAAAAATCAATTTGTTTTTGCTGCTTCTGGTGAGTTTAAGCCATTTAGTTATATAAATGATGATCTCACCATGTCAGGCTTTGATATTGAGGTTGGAGAAGCCATTGCAAAAGAAATGGACCTTGAGCCGGTTCAGAAGCGAATTAAATTTAAAGGGATTGTAGAAGGGGTAAAAACAGGCCGTGCGGATGCAGCGGTTGCTAGCCATACGATTAATCCGCAGCGGAGCAAACATGTCTCTTTTTCTACCCCCTACTATTATTCTGGACCGCAAATTTTCACTAGACCTGACAGTCAAATTAAGACTGCCAAGGATTTAGCTGGAAAAGAAGTAGCTGTAGCAAAGGGTTCGACCTATGCCAATACAGCTTCTGAGTATACAGACAAAATAAAAACATATGACAGCGATATTACAGCTTTAAAAGCGTTAAGCAGCGGACGTCATGATGCGGTTATTACAGATTTTGTCACTGGGAAAAGTGCTGCGAAGGAAGGGTTTAATATTAAAGGACAGCAATTAATTAATCGTAGTGAACAAGCGATTGTGCTTCCAAAGGATAATCCAAAACTATTGAAGCGAATAAACGAATCGCTGGAGAAACTCCGGGAAAATGGAACTCTAACTCGGATTAGTATTAAATATTTTGGTGAGGACATTACCAATAAACCGGAATAA
- a CDS encoding amino acid ABC transporter permease — protein MPSFSHFFDVLTETKGVFLKAMLLTLELTVVSILLGIVIGLFFALLKISKIKILELISDTYVYLVRGTPLIVQIFILYFGISGIFLLPDFWAASFALALHNGAYISEILRGAIQAVDKGQMEAGRSLGMTKALTLRRIILPQAFRRALPSLGNQFIIGLKDSSLAAFISMNELFNVATTLGSNNFDEMTYLLIVAIYYLLLVALMTFLVKRFELKLAVSDR, from the coding sequence TTGCCAAGTTTTTCACATTTTTTTGACGTACTAACAGAAACAAAGGGTGTATTCTTAAAAGCTATGCTTTTAACATTAGAGCTAACGGTTGTTTCGATCTTACTCGGAATCGTTATCGGACTTTTCTTTGCTTTATTAAAAATCTCTAAAATAAAAATACTAGAACTTATTTCAGATACATATGTCTATTTGGTCCGCGGAACACCGCTGATTGTTCAAATATTTATCCTCTACTTCGGAATAAGTGGAATTTTCCTGCTTCCTGACTTCTGGGCTGCTTCATTTGCACTGGCGTTACATAATGGTGCCTATATTTCTGAAATCCTTCGAGGAGCGATTCAGGCAGTCGACAAAGGTCAGATGGAGGCAGGACGCTCTTTGGGGATGACAAAAGCACTGACATTAAGGAGGATTATTCTTCCGCAGGCATTCCGTCGGGCGCTGCCGTCTTTAGGCAACCAATTTATCATAGGCTTAAAAGATTCTTCATTAGCTGCATTTATCTCGATGAATGAGCTGTTCAATGTGGCAACAACATTAGGGTCCAATAATTTTGATGAAATGACCTATTTACTCATTGTAGCAATATACTATTTATTACTAGTAGCGCTAATGACATTCCTAGTAAAAAGATTTGAACTGAAATTAGCAGTAAGCGATAGATAG
- a CDS encoding recombinase family protein translates to MKVALYVRVSTEEQFQEGFSIEGQIQTLTDFCKVHKHQIIDVYKDEGISAKTMNRPALSQLLQDASKGMFDMVMVWKISRLSRKQLDFLNIIETLEKQNVAFFSLSENIDASTPTGKAMLQMMGSFAELERNQIVENVKMGMNQRANEGNWNGGSSLGYKSENKQLVIVEDEAFIVRYIFNLYINGKGYKAIANKLNKEGYKTKRGKAFSINSIRTVITNPLYAGFIRFNQVENWSEKRRQGKNEKPMIKEGKHEQIITMDVWNKAQAMFKKKSHKPTKTFLGSFPLTGLLRCPVCGQGMIGHKAKRSNKSNEYIRYYQCGNFHYKGSSVCSSNLVLADDAEEYVFKRLHLLSRNKQVLSNVLGKVNQELKKHKQPLEEQLKQTEKEIKNNEKVIELYLSNFEKKQLNSKSLLRKIENLEKNSETLLARKKAIESELRKPSVQSIEFNDVFDVLSQINIALKNVSHEQQKHVLHSIINRITVNEGKRPKERSIKDIELFFDTSLEDFVLTYGTVHPD, encoded by the coding sequence ATGAAGGTAGCTTTATATGTACGTGTATCGACAGAAGAGCAATTTCAAGAAGGCTTTTCCATCGAAGGACAAATTCAAACACTTACGGATTTTTGCAAAGTTCACAAACACCAAATTATTGATGTTTATAAAGACGAAGGAATTAGTGCTAAAACTATGAATAGACCTGCTCTATCACAATTATTACAAGATGCTAGTAAGGGTATGTTTGATATGGTGATGGTATGGAAAATTTCAAGATTATCAAGAAAACAATTAGATTTCTTAAACATTATCGAAACGCTTGAAAAACAAAATGTAGCCTTTTTTAGTCTTAGTGAAAACATTGACGCCTCGACACCTACTGGAAAAGCTATGTTACAAATGATGGGTAGCTTTGCTGAATTAGAACGAAACCAAATTGTTGAGAATGTAAAGATGGGGATGAATCAACGAGCTAATGAGGGGAATTGGAATGGTGGCAGTTCTCTAGGTTATAAATCTGAAAATAAACAATTAGTTATTGTTGAAGATGAAGCATTCATCGTCAGATATATATTTAACCTTTACATAAATGGAAAAGGTTATAAAGCAATTGCAAATAAATTAAACAAGGAAGGTTATAAGACAAAAAGAGGAAAAGCATTCTCTATTAATTCTATTAGAACTGTAATTACAAATCCTTTATATGCTGGATTTATTCGGTTTAATCAAGTCGAAAATTGGTCTGAAAAAAGAAGACAAGGAAAAAATGAAAAACCTATGATTAAAGAAGGTAAGCATGAACAAATTATCACAATGGATGTTTGGAACAAAGCCCAAGCAATGTTTAAAAAAAAATCACATAAACCTACAAAAACATTCTTAGGAAGTTTCCCTTTAACAGGATTATTACGGTGCCCTGTTTGTGGTCAAGGAATGATTGGACATAAGGCAAAGCGTTCTAATAAAAGCAATGAATACATTCGCTATTACCAATGCGGAAACTTTCACTATAAAGGCTCTTCTGTTTGTTCTTCTAATTTAGTATTAGCTGATGATGCAGAGGAATACGTATTTAAACGATTACACCTTCTTTCAAGGAATAAACAAGTGTTATCAAATGTATTAGGTAAAGTAAATCAAGAACTAAAAAAGCATAAGCAACCACTCGAAGAACAATTGAAACAAACAGAAAAAGAAATAAAGAATAATGAGAAGGTAATTGAACTATACTTATCAAATTTTGAAAAAAAACAATTAAATAGTAAATCCTTGCTTCGTAAAATTGAAAATTTAGAAAAAAACAGTGAAACACTTTTGGCTAGAAAAAAAGCCATTGAATCTGAATTACGGAAGCCATCTGTTCAATCAATTGAGTTTAATGATGTGTTCGATGTACTATCTCAAATTAATATTGCTTTAAAGAATGTTAGCCATGAACAACAAAAGCATGTTCTTCATTCAATTATTAATAGGATTACAGTTAATGAGGGGAAAAGACCAAAAGAAAGAAGTATCAAGGATATTGAACTTTTCTTTGATACTTCTCTTGAAGACTTTGTGCTTACTTATGGTACGGTTCACCCCGATTAA
- a CDS encoding two-component system regulatory protein YycI: MDWSKTKTIFILAFLVLDVYLAMEFFELRDKSDYAIIQEATIEERLEAEGIVYNDLPEDINKSFYITAKSKDFTIEEVAKLEGQRVELPKSSLEGEQSFRTINMLLDKPFPLPDVNTQSKITQFLKDNVISGDQYHYWYTDDQKNSIICIQNYNNRTIFQTKNDHIGMVILYLNEDNEIISYEQSMLEEIKEVEEKESAITALKAIEALYKNNYLTPNSEVVDIEYGYYTHTPLSNQQILAPTWHLIVEKEDKEKEDYYVNALEGDVLQLTE, from the coding sequence GTGGATTGGAGTAAGACAAAAACCATTTTTATTCTTGCCTTTCTTGTTTTAGATGTCTATTTGGCAATGGAATTCTTTGAGCTAAGAGATAAATCTGATTATGCAATTATTCAGGAGGCCACGATTGAGGAAAGGTTAGAAGCAGAAGGAATCGTTTATAATGACTTACCGGAGGACATTAATAAAAGCTTTTATATTACAGCAAAGAGTAAGGATTTCACAATAGAGGAAGTGGCAAAATTAGAAGGTCAAAGAGTTGAATTACCGAAATCAAGTCTTGAGGGAGAACAATCATTTCGGACAATTAACATGTTATTAGACAAGCCATTTCCATTACCCGATGTGAATACTCAAAGTAAAATTACTCAATTTTTAAAGGATAATGTTATTTCTGGTGATCAATATCATTATTGGTATACAGATGATCAAAAAAACTCTATAATATGTATTCAGAATTATAATAATCGGACCATTTTCCAAACAAAAAATGATCATATCGGAATGGTGATTTTATATCTTAATGAGGATAATGAAATCATTAGTTACGAGCAATCAATGTTAGAAGAAATAAAGGAAGTCGAAGAAAAAGAATCAGCCATCACTGCTTTAAAGGCAATTGAAGCTTTATATAAAAATAATTATTTAACACCAAATAGTGAAGTGGTAGATATTGAATATGGCTACTACACTCACACCCCTCTTTCTAATCAGCAAATTTTGGCACCAACTTGGCATCTAATAGTTGAAAAAGAAGATAAAGAGAAAGAAGATTACTATGTGAATGCATTAGAAGGGGATGTTTTACAATTAACGGAATAG
- a CDS encoding radical SAM/SPASM domain-containing protein, translated as MKKFKKFYLEITSVCNLACSFCPPTERQKQFISVEDFSKRLDQIKPHTNYIYLHVKGEPLLHPKIDQLLELSHEKGFKVNITTNGTLINKKREKLLNKPALRQMNFSLHSFDGHIGSKDKEGYVRSILSFIKEATSQSEMIVSLRLWNLTQDNVTNIERKRNRELLEIIEKEFDLDYKIEEKVVPGSGVKIADRIFINQDYEFQWPALHEEEDDGKGFCYGMRNQAGILANGTVIPCCLDGEGVINLGNINDHSFSDIIEMDRAKNLVDGFSRRVAVEELCRKCGYRKRFGK; from the coding sequence GTGAAAAAATTTAAGAAGTTTTATTTAGAGATTACTAGTGTATGTAATCTTGCATGCAGCTTTTGTCCACCAACAGAACGACAGAAGCAATTTATTTCTGTGGAGGATTTTTCTAAGAGATTAGACCAAATAAAACCGCACACAAATTATATTTATTTACATGTAAAAGGTGAGCCGTTGCTCCATCCTAAAATAGACCAATTGTTAGAGTTAAGTCATGAAAAGGGATTTAAAGTTAATATTACAACCAATGGAACATTGATTAATAAAAAGAGAGAAAAGTTATTAAATAAGCCTGCGCTAAGACAGATGAATTTCTCACTCCATAGCTTTGATGGCCATATTGGTTCTAAAGATAAGGAAGGGTATGTGAGAAGTATTCTTTCTTTTATTAAAGAAGCAACCAGCCAATCAGAAATGATTGTTTCCCTGCGATTATGGAACCTTACACAAGACAATGTGACTAATATTGAAAGAAAACGAAACAGAGAATTACTAGAAATAATTGAGAAAGAATTTGATTTAGACTACAAAATTGAAGAGAAGGTCGTACCTGGAAGCGGCGTGAAAATTGCGGACCGCATCTTTATCAATCAAGATTACGAGTTTCAGTGGCCTGCGTTACATGAAGAAGAAGATGACGGGAAGGGCTTCTGCTATGGCATGCGAAATCAAGCAGGTATTTTAGCAAATGGGACTGTTATTCCGTGTTGTCTGGATGGTGAGGGAGTTATCAATCTTGGAAATATTAATGATCATTCATTTTCTGATATTATCGAGATGGATAGAGCTAAAAACCTTGTAGATGGCTTTTCACGAAGAGTGGCAGTAGAGGAACTTTGTAGAAAATGCGGATATCGCAAAAGGTTTGGAAAATAG
- a CDS encoding CxxH/CxxC protein gives MYCCEDHIELAIDMYVDEKETAPEIEKIDSNGKLSTRCQLCEKPAIYAVGE, from the coding sequence ATGTATTGCTGTGAAGACCATATTGAACTAGCAATTGATATGTATGTAGATGAAAAAGAAACTGCACCAGAAATAGAAAAAATTGATAGCAATGGAAAGTTATCCACAAGATGCCAATTGTGTGAAAAACCAGCTATATATGCAGTTGGAGAATAA
- a CDS encoding recombinase family protein: protein MSKKTFGYIRVSSKDQNIDRQLTELIELGVNERDIFIDKQSGKNFDRPQYQALKIQLREGDLLYIKSIDRFGRNSKEIKKEWEYITQEIKADIKVIDMPLLDTTQHKDTLGTFVSDLVLQVLSFMAETERENIRKRQAEGIAVARAKGKQLGRPTMSLETLTDEQIDTLKANYFRWKKKEITAVMLMEMLELKKNTFYKIIKEYEETF from the coding sequence ATGAGTAAAAAAACATTTGGCTACATTCGTGTATCAAGTAAAGACCAAAACATAGACCGTCAGCTTACAGAACTAATTGAATTAGGTGTTAATGAGCGTGACATATTTATTGATAAACAAAGCGGTAAAAATTTTGATAGACCACAATATCAAGCTTTAAAAATACAATTACGTGAAGGTGACCTTCTATATATCAAGTCAATTGACCGTTTCGGTAGAAATTCAAAAGAAATAAAAAAAGAGTGGGAATATATTACTCAAGAAATTAAAGCGGATATAAAAGTAATAGATATGCCTTTATTGGATACAACACAACATAAAGACACATTAGGGACGTTTGTAAGTGATTTAGTGTTACAAGTGCTATCGTTCATGGCAGAAACCGAGCGTGAGAATATACGTAAGCGACAAGCCGAAGGTATAGCGGTAGCAAGAGCGAAGGGTAAACAATTAGGTAGACCTACCATGTCACTAGAAACGCTCACAGACGAGCAAATAGACACGTTAAAAGCAAATTATTTTAGATGGAAGAAAAAAGAGATTACTGCGGTAATGTTAATGGAAATGTTAGAACTGAAAAAGAATACATTTTATAAAATAATTAAAGAATATGAAGAAACGTTTTAG
- a CDS encoding helix-turn-helix domain-containing protein, whose translation MENVTFGDFIRGLRLKNRISSRDLSSKIGKSFAYVSQLERGNIKKPDYETAYQLLEYLNVNQSEINDILNNKYRFSDNDFSFSNKYNLEIDYNNKLFNTSSIINKNDYNDGEIEDITKVQSNLLDEYFFSAIVNEMNKMNTVISNLKHLFQDEEGRKFFTSLFSYDLSKLDKKDKLFLLEQLHKIFEQQEETK comes from the coding sequence ATGGAAAACGTTACTTTTGGCGACTTTATAAGGGGTCTACGATTAAAAAATCGAATATCTTCAAGAGATTTATCTTCAAAAATTGGAAAGTCTTTTGCTTACGTTTCTCAATTAGAACGAGGAAATATAAAGAAACCCGATTATGAAACAGCTTATCAGCTTTTAGAGTATTTAAATGTAAATCAATCAGAAATAAACGATATTTTGAATAATAAGTATCGCTTTTCTGATAATGATTTTTCTTTTTCTAATAAATACAACTTAGAAATTGACTATAATAACAAGCTATTTAACACCTCTTCTATAATAAATAAAAATGACTATAACGATGGGGAAATTGAGGATATTACAAAAGTACAAAGCAATTTATTAGATGAATACTTTTTTTCTGCCATTGTTAATGAAATGAATAAGATGAATACAGTGATTTCTAATTTAAAGCATCTCTTTCAAGACGAGGAAGGAAGAAAGTTTTTCACTTCTCTATTTTCTTATGATTTATCTAAGCTAGATAAAAAAGATAAGCTATTTTTACTTGAACAACTACACAAAATATTTGAACAACAGGAGGAAACAAAATGA
- the rlmH gene encoding 23S rRNA (pseudouridine(1915)-N(3))-methyltransferase RlmH encodes MNISIITIGKLKEKYLKQGIDEYLKRLSSYAKMEVIELPDEKAPENLSEIEMEQVKEKEGERILSKISDDTYVIALAIEGKMKSSEQLAKDLDQLATYGKSKVAFVIGGSLGLSSAVMKRANDSLSFSKMTFPHQLMRLILLEQVYRAFRINRGEPYHK; translated from the coding sequence ATGAACATTTCAATCATTACAATTGGAAAGCTAAAAGAAAAATACTTAAAACAAGGAATCGATGAATACTTAAAACGTTTATCATCCTACGCAAAGATGGAAGTCATTGAATTACCAGATGAAAAAGCTCCTGAAAATCTAAGCGAAATCGAAATGGAGCAAGTAAAGGAAAAAGAGGGAGAAAGAATCCTAAGCAAGATTAGTGATGACACATATGTTATCGCATTAGCCATTGAAGGAAAAATGAAATCTTCTGAACAGCTGGCAAAGGATTTGGATCAGCTTGCTACTTATGGAAAGAGTAAAGTTGCGTTTGTTATTGGGGGATCACTTGGGTTGAGTTCTGCTGTTATGAAGAGAGCTAATGACAGTCTTTCTTTTTCGAAAATGACATTTCCTCATCAGTTGATGCGGTTGATTTTGTTGGAGCAAGTTTATCGGGCGTTTCGGATTAATCGGGGTGAACCGTACCATAAGTAA